The Streptomyces sp. NL15-2K genome contains a region encoding:
- a CDS encoding DUF6412 domain-containing protein: MIRRWAWPRPAAVLLLLFLDVVLLDSGSLSATVALAATAAASSAFAACSLLASRAAPAVPPTRVRTAIRDRDRRTAFLPQRDPDAKGRTRPRAPGHALPTTVA; encoded by the coding sequence GTGATCCGTCGCTGGGCCTGGCCGCGCCCCGCCGCCGTACTGCTGCTCCTCTTCCTCGACGTCGTGCTGCTCGACTCCGGCAGCCTCTCCGCCACCGTCGCGCTCGCCGCGACCGCCGCGGCGAGCTCCGCGTTCGCCGCCTGCTCGCTGCTCGCCTCGCGCGCCGCGCCCGCCGTGCCGCCCACCCGGGTGCGTACGGCCATCCGCGACCGCGACCGCCGTACGGCGTTCCTGCCCCAACGCGACCCCGACGCCAAGGGACGCACCCGGCCCCGAGCACCCGGACACGCCCTCCCGACGACCGTCGCGTAG
- a CDS encoding LacI family DNA-binding transcriptional regulator, which translates to MTHQARSREESSAGSTEGVRRTSSVTLSDVARLAGVSVSTASKALNGRDQVRAETRQRVLDTAERLAFRPNPLARGLLAGATGTVGLLTGDLEGRFSLPILMGAEDAFGAGELSVFLCDARGDTIRERHHVRALLDRRVDGLIVVGSSTDPRPSLGRDLPVPVVYVYAPSEDPADLSFVPDNVAAGRMAVEHLIACGRTRIAHIAGAATYAATTDRMKGIAAALAEAGLEPAAASHTGAWSERWGRAAAAMLLDQGTELDALVCGNDQIARGAVDTLRDLGRQVPHDVAVIGFDDWHVVTEGCRPELTSLDMNLEQLGRNAATALAQAIADGSALSGGVRTQTARLVVRESTVPLT; encoded by the coding sequence ATGACCCACCAGGCCCGCAGCCGGGAGGAGTCGAGCGCCGGGTCGACGGAGGGCGTCCGCCGCACGTCCAGCGTCACTCTCAGCGATGTGGCGCGGCTCGCCGGGGTCTCCGTCTCCACCGCTTCGAAGGCGCTCAACGGACGCGACCAGGTGCGAGCCGAAACCAGACAGCGCGTTCTCGACACCGCCGAACGGCTTGCCTTCCGCCCCAACCCCCTCGCCCGCGGTCTGCTCGCGGGTGCGACAGGCACAGTCGGCCTGCTCACCGGAGACCTGGAAGGCCGTTTCAGTCTGCCGATCCTGATGGGCGCGGAAGACGCGTTCGGCGCCGGGGAGCTGTCAGTGTTTCTCTGTGACGCCCGCGGCGACACCATCCGTGAGCGTCACCATGTGCGGGCACTGCTCGACCGGCGAGTCGACGGCCTGATCGTGGTGGGCAGCAGCACCGACCCCCGGCCTTCGCTCGGGCGTGACCTGCCGGTTCCCGTGGTGTACGTGTACGCGCCCTCCGAGGATCCGGCTGATCTTTCCTTCGTTCCTGACAACGTTGCTGCGGGCCGTATGGCCGTGGAGCACCTCATCGCCTGTGGTCGGACCCGGATCGCTCACATTGCGGGTGCCGCCACCTACGCAGCGACGACCGACCGGATGAAGGGCATCGCCGCAGCGCTGGCGGAGGCCGGGCTGGAGCCCGCCGCGGCCTCCCACACGGGCGCGTGGAGCGAGAGATGGGGGCGTGCGGCCGCCGCGATGCTGCTGGACCAGGGGACGGAGCTGGACGCCCTGGTATGCGGCAACGACCAGATCGCACGCGGAGCGGTGGATACTCTGCGTGATCTCGGCCGTCAGGTTCCTCATGATGTGGCTGTCATCGGATTCGACGACTGGCACGTGGTGACCGAGGGCTGCCGACCCGAGCTCACCAGCCTCGACATGAACCTCGAACAGCTCGGGCGCAACGCCGCCACAGCCCTGGCTCAGGCCATCGCTGACGGGAGCGCGCTCAGCGGCGGTGTGCGGACCCAGACTGCACGACTGGTCGTACGAGAGTCCACCGTCCCCCTCACATGA
- a CDS encoding Pycsar system effector family protein, which translates to MTTTDPRETAWRIHTSLGEWIARVDAKASFALTLESATLAGIVALSDDGRLFGNLHGWGARPLLWIGTVLILVGAVLAILVVAPRLRSRPALQQEASKSFIYFGHLQFWKPTDLEVALEQQDILPVLSHQLINMSKIAWRKHRFVQLSFLLAAIGGTLVFLAGLAA; encoded by the coding sequence GTGACAACAACCGACCCGCGCGAGACCGCCTGGCGGATCCACACATCTCTCGGCGAGTGGATCGCCCGGGTCGACGCGAAGGCGTCCTTCGCACTCACCCTCGAATCCGCGACCCTGGCCGGCATCGTGGCTCTGTCCGACGACGGCCGTCTGTTCGGAAACCTCCATGGCTGGGGGGCGCGGCCGCTCCTGTGGATCGGCACCGTGCTGATCCTCGTCGGCGCTGTGCTGGCCATCCTCGTCGTGGCCCCGCGGCTCCGCTCTCGCCCGGCTCTGCAGCAGGAGGCCAGTAAGAGCTTCATCTACTTCGGCCACCTGCAGTTCTGGAAGCCGACGGACCTTGAGGTCGCCTTGGAGCAGCAGGACATACTGCCCGTCCTGTCGCATCAGCTCATCAACATGAGCAAGATCGCCTGGCGCAAGCACCGCTTCGTCCAGCTCTCCTTCCTGCTCGCCGCGATCGGCGGCACCTTGGTCTTCCTCGCCGGCCTCGCTGCCTGA
- a CDS encoding YidC/Oxa1 family membrane protein insertase codes for MSVFADLVQHLADLLQPLFGATAAAAAIVLFTAFVRLLVHPLSRAAARGQKARTALQPKIAELRKKHKKNPEKLQKAVMELHAEEKVSPVSGCLPSAFQLPAFFLLYHLFSNTTIGGEANELLTHQLFAAPLGDRWADALGEGGMFGAAGLVYVGLFAVVAVVAAFNYRRTKRMMATNSPTNSPLPAADGERTPGMGAVSKVMPFMSFFTLFTVAVVPLAAALYVVTSTTWSAVERAVLYR; via the coding sequence ATGTCCGTTTTCGCCGACCTGGTCCAGCACCTGGCCGACCTGCTCCAGCCGCTCTTCGGCGCCACCGCGGCAGCCGCCGCGATCGTCCTGTTCACCGCGTTCGTACGGCTGCTCGTGCACCCCCTGTCCCGGGCGGCCGCACGCGGGCAGAAGGCCCGGACCGCGCTGCAGCCGAAGATCGCCGAGCTGCGGAAGAAGCACAAGAAGAACCCCGAGAAACTGCAGAAGGCCGTCATGGAACTGCACGCCGAGGAGAAGGTGTCGCCGGTGTCCGGCTGCCTGCCCAGCGCGTTCCAGCTGCCCGCGTTCTTCCTCCTGTACCACCTGTTCTCGAACACGACGATCGGCGGAGAGGCGAACGAACTGCTCACGCACCAGCTGTTCGCCGCGCCTCTCGGCGACCGCTGGGCGGACGCGCTGGGCGAGGGCGGGATGTTCGGGGCGGCCGGGCTCGTGTACGTCGGGCTGTTCGCGGTCGTCGCCGTGGTCGCCGCGTTCAATTACCGCCGCACGAAGCGGATGATGGCCACCAACAGTCCCACCAACAGTCCGCTCCCCGCGGCCGACGGTGAGCGGACGCCCGGGATGGGGGCGGTCAGCAAGGTCATGCCGTTCATGTCCTTCTTCACGCTCTTCACGGTGGCCGTCGTACCACTGGCCGCCGCGCTGTACGTGGTGACCAGTACGACGTGGAGTGCCGTCGAGCGGGCGGTGCTGTACCGCTGA
- a CDS encoding fumarylacetoacetate hydrolase family protein: MKLLRVGTAGSERPALLDAEGVVRDLSGLIPDIDGPLLADDDALARIRAAAEAGSLPALDAAGLRVGPPVARIGKIVCIGLNYHDHARETGAEPPAEPVIFFKAADTVVGPHDTVLVPRGSVKTDWEVELAVVIGRTARYAESVEEALGCVAGYAVAHDVSEREFQIERGGTWDKGKNCETFNPLGPWLVTADEVPDPQDLSLKLWVNGELKQDGTTAEQIFPVGEVVRYVSQFMTLYPGDVINTGTPAGVALGAPEPKPFLRAGDVVELEIEGLGRQRQEFKDA, encoded by the coding sequence ATGAAGCTGCTGCGAGTCGGTACGGCGGGATCGGAGCGGCCCGCGCTGCTCGACGCCGAAGGTGTCGTGCGGGACCTCTCCGGCCTGATCCCGGACATCGACGGACCGCTGCTCGCCGACGACGACGCGCTCGCCCGGATCCGCGCCGCCGCCGAGGCGGGTTCGCTGCCCGCTCTGGACGCGGCGGGGCTGCGGGTCGGGCCTCCGGTTGCCCGGATCGGCAAGATCGTGTGCATCGGGCTGAACTACCACGACCACGCGCGGGAGACGGGGGCCGAGCCGCCCGCCGAGCCGGTGATCTTCTTCAAGGCCGCGGACACGGTGGTCGGGCCTCACGACACGGTGCTCGTTCCTCGCGGGTCGGTGAAGACCGACTGGGAGGTCGAGCTGGCCGTCGTCATCGGACGTACGGCTCGGTATGCGGAGTCCGTGGAGGAAGCGCTCGGCTGCGTCGCCGGATATGCCGTGGCGCACGACGTGTCCGAGCGGGAGTTCCAGATCGAGCGGGGCGGGACCTGGGACAAGGGGAAGAACTGCGAGACGTTCAACCCGCTGGGGCCGTGGCTGGTGACGGCGGACGAAGTGCCGGATCCGCAGGACCTGTCGCTGAAGCTGTGGGTCAACGGGGAGTTGAAGCAGGACGGCACGACGGCCGAGCAGATCTTTCCGGTGGGGGAGGTCGTGCGGTACGTCAGCCAGTTCATGACGCTGTATCCCGGCGACGTCATCAATACCGGGACGCCGGCGGGGGTCGCGCTGGGGGCGCCCGAGCCGAAGCCGTTTCTTCGGGCGGGGGATGTGGTGGAGCTGGAGATCGAGGGGCTCGGCCGGCAGCGGCAGGAGTTCAAGGACGCCTAG
- a CDS encoding glycoside hydrolase — protein sequence MIRRRTLLAAAGGTVLGSALATGTAHADATIAVNPGTSYGTWEGWGTSLAWWANVFGARDDFADIFFTTKSVSYNGTTLPGLGLNIARYNLGACSWNTVGGESMVESPNIPAFKQIEGFWQDWNNEDSASSAWDWTADANQRAMLVKATQRGAVSELFANSPMWWMCGNHNPSGAANGGNNLQTWNYRQHASHLAATALRAKNNWGVNFATVDPFNEPASTWWTATGTQEGCHMDPAVQAAVLPYMRSELDKRGLTGLRIAASDETNYDTARSTWSSFGSSTKALVSQVNVHGYQGSGGRRDLLYTDVVTTSGKKLWNSETGDSDGTGLTMASNLCMDFRWLHPTAWVYWQVMDPSSGWAMIAYDANTLQPTTIQTKYYVMAQFSRHIRPGMRILDTGVSYAAAGYDAAARRLVIVAVNTSTSAQTLTFDLSRFTTVAGGSGGLVPRWNTVTTGGDKYRSYSDTRLSGKSVSVPFAAKAVQTLQIDGVVI from the coding sequence ATGATCAGACGCAGAACCCTGCTGGCCGCGGCAGGCGGAACGGTCCTCGGCAGCGCCCTGGCGACGGGCACCGCCCACGCGGACGCCACGATCGCCGTCAATCCCGGGACGTCGTACGGCACTTGGGAGGGCTGGGGCACGTCCCTGGCCTGGTGGGCCAACGTGTTCGGCGCCCGGGACGACTTCGCGGACATCTTCTTCACCACCAAGTCGGTCTCGTACAACGGCACGACACTCCCCGGCCTCGGCCTCAACATCGCCCGCTACAACCTGGGCGCGTGCAGCTGGAACACCGTCGGCGGCGAGTCGATGGTCGAATCGCCCAACATCCCCGCCTTCAAGCAGATCGAGGGCTTCTGGCAGGACTGGAACAACGAGGACTCCGCCTCCTCGGCCTGGGACTGGACGGCGGACGCCAACCAGCGGGCGATGCTGGTGAAGGCGACGCAGCGGGGCGCGGTGAGCGAGCTGTTCGCCAACTCCCCCATGTGGTGGATGTGCGGCAACCACAACCCGTCGGGCGCGGCGAACGGCGGCAACAACCTCCAGACCTGGAACTACCGCCAGCACGCCTCCCACCTGGCGGCGACCGCCCTGCGCGCGAAGAACAACTGGGGCGTGAACTTCGCGACGGTCGACCCCTTCAACGAGCCGGCCTCCACCTGGTGGACCGCCACCGGAACCCAGGAGGGCTGCCACATGGACCCCGCGGTCCAGGCGGCCGTACTCCCCTACATGCGCAGCGAGTTGGACAAGCGCGGCCTGACGGGTCTGCGCATCGCCGCGTCCGACGAGACGAACTACGACACGGCCCGCTCGACCTGGAGCTCCTTCGGATCGTCGACGAAGGCCCTGGTCAGCCAGGTCAACGTGCACGGCTACCAGGGCTCGGGCGGCCGCAGGGACCTGCTCTACACGGACGTGGTGACGACCTCCGGCAAGAAGCTGTGGAACTCGGAGACCGGCGACAGCGACGGCACGGGCCTCACCATGGCCTCGAACCTCTGCATGGACTTCCGCTGGCTGCACCCGACCGCCTGGGTCTACTGGCAGGTCATGGACCCGTCGTCGGGCTGGGCGATGATCGCGTACGACGCCAACACCCTGCAGCCGACGACGATCCAGACGAAGTACTACGTCATGGCCCAGTTCAGCCGCCACATCCGCCCGGGCATGCGCATCCTCGACACCGGCGTGAGCTACGCGGCGGCGGGCTACGACGCGGCGGCGAGGCGCCTGGTGATCGTGGCCGTGAACACCTCCACCTCCGCCCAGACCCTCACCTTCGACCTCTCCCGCTTCACGACGGTGGCGGGCGGCTCGGGCGGCCTGGTCCCACGCTGGAACACGGTCACGACGGGCGGCGACAAGTACCGGTCGTACTCGGACACGCGCCTGAGCGGGAAGTCGGTGAGCGTGCCGTTCGCGGCGAAGGCGGTGCAGACGTTGCAGATCGACGGGGTGGTGATCTGA
- a CDS encoding cupin domain-containing protein has product MSLPEHPEYPEYPEPRYHGNQGEVNASFRPADTPPDISSPGGATRYLATHQSTGGEFGLYQVELGARSAGAKTHFHKAMSESFYILSGELELYNGEKWVTGRAGDFLYVPVGGLHAFKNVTDEPMSMLMLFSPGAPREEYFERVAEVTQRGGEELKQFRIRHDSYFVEDFEPGAE; this is encoded by the coding sequence ATGTCGTTACCGGAACACCCCGAGTACCCCGAGTACCCAGAGCCCCGCTACCACGGCAACCAGGGCGAGGTGAACGCGTCCTTCCGCCCGGCCGACACGCCACCGGACATCTCCTCGCCCGGCGGCGCCACCCGCTACCTCGCCACCCACCAGTCGACCGGCGGCGAATTCGGCCTGTACCAGGTGGAGTTGGGGGCGCGGTCCGCCGGGGCCAAGACCCATTTCCACAAGGCCATGTCGGAGTCCTTCTACATCCTCTCCGGCGAACTGGAGCTCTACAACGGCGAGAAGTGGGTCACGGGACGCGCGGGCGACTTCCTGTACGTACCGGTCGGCGGCCTGCATGCCTTCAAGAACGTGACCGACGAGCCCATGTCCATGCTCATGCTCTTCTCCCCGGGTGCCCCACGCGAGGAGTACTTCGAGCGAGTCGCCGAGGTGACACAGCGCGGCGGCGAGGAACTCAAGCAGTTCCGCATCCGGCACGACAGCTACTTCGTGGAGGACTTCGAGCCTGGGGCGGAGTAG